A genomic stretch from Coffea arabica cultivar ET-39 chromosome 10c, Coffea Arabica ET-39 HiFi, whole genome shotgun sequence includes:
- the LOC113713988 gene encoding uncharacterized protein produces MSGIDVRSVKLPFDLEVRTPMGDKRIIASFAYKNSEFWIGERKMLMDLISLDIKGYDVIIGMDFLGQYHAKLDCRAKVVEFCIPGETTLRDQVKLEDVPVVREFPDIFPEELKTLPPDREVEFKIDLVPGTVPISKTPYRMAPAELKELKIQLQDLLEKGFVKESDSPWGAPVLFVK; encoded by the exons ATGTCTGGAATAGATGTGAGATCTGTTAAGTTACCCTTCGATCTTGAAGTTAGGACACCAATGGGTGATAAGAGGATAATCGCTAGCTTCGCCTATAAGAATAGTGAATTCTGGATTGGAGAGCGTAAAATGCTAATGGATCTAATCAGTTTGGACATAAAAGGGTACGATGTCATCATAGGAATGGATTTCCTAGGCCAGTATCATGCTAAGCTTGATTGCAGAgcaaaagtggtagaattctGTATACCTGGAGAAACAACTCTGAG AGATCAAGTGAAGTTGGAGGATGTACCAGTGGTACGAGAATTTCCGGATATTTTTCCGGAAGAGCTTAAGACTTTACCGCCGGATAGAGAAGTGGAATTTAAGATTGACTTGGTGCCTGGAACGGTTCCAATTTCTAAAACTccgtaccgaatggctcctgccgagCTAAAGGAGTTGAAAATTCAATTGCAAGATCTCTTGGAgaaaggttttgtgaaggaaagtgattcaccgtggggagcACCCGTTCTATTTGTTAAGTAA